In the Cydia fagiglandana chromosome 5, ilCydFagi1.1, whole genome shotgun sequence genome, one interval contains:
- the LOC134664390 gene encoding esterase E4-like, which yields MSCQVKVKQGILQGKLCNYSGKEYYSFEGIPYAKPPIGDLRFREPQEPENWTGVRDALKPGNSCIQLKPGTREHFGSEDCLYLNVYTPSLPDKELRKLPVLVYVHGGKFLFGYGDYYRPEYLIEQDVILVTLNYRLHALGFLCLHIPEAAGNMGLKDTVMALKWVKNNISNFNGDENNIVAIGESAGGAIVTSYLISEMANGLVNKIIALSGVCVSDLFMIDDDPIFKAKHLATIFQQEFSDVRSLYDYLIKLPIEELLYAAAMVEYSRPPSIISAYFLPVVEKKFINKRYFDEYPVIKFRENRHKKLPVLFGMNTYEGGFFIRQDKAGNIKFENDFRYFIPRFLFVQPYTADAVEIAKKIRNYYFDGAPIDQTKKLKYINFVSDAYFKRDIMTFLNTFGKRSDRGLYVFQLSHSSKMNTRKAQQLGLKGTVHGDLLQYIFYRKGKADIANEKDKEIITIINQTISNFARTGVPRWSNMPIEWKPYTDCQRHVLEIDENIKLIQDFGDGIDRFWSSLGQRSKL from the exons ATGTCCTGCCAAGTGAAAGTCAAGCAGGGCATACTCCAAGGAAAATTGTGCAACTACAGTGGAAAGGAATATTATAGCTTTGAAGGCATACCATATGCTAAGCCACCCATTGGGGATTTGAGGTTTCGG GAACCCCAGGAGCCGGAAAACTGGACAGGTGTCCGCGATGCATTAAAACCAGGAAATAGCTGCATACAATTGAAGCCAGGAACAAGAGAGCATTTCGGATCCGAAGACTGCTTGTACTTAAATGTTTACACTCCAAGTCTACCTGATAAAGAACTTAGAAAACTTCCAGTGCTAGTTTATGTTCATGGTGGAAAATTCTTATTTGGATATGGTGATTACTACAGGCCAGAATACTTAATAGAGCAAGATGTCATCTTAGTTACATTGAATTACAGACTCCACGCCCTAGGCTTTCTATGCCTTCATATACCTGAAGCTGCAGGGAATATGGGGCTTAAAGACACTGTAATGGCATTAAAATgggttaaaaataacataagcaACTTTAATGGTGATGAAAATAACATCGTGGCGATTGGTGAAAGCGCGGGTGGCGCTATAGTGACGTCATACTTGATTAGTGAAATGGCAAATGGCTTGGTGAACAAAATTATAGCTTTATCCGGAGTTTGCGTGTCAGATTTGTTTATGATAGATGACGACCCTATTTTTAAGGCTAAGCACTTAGCGACCATATTTCAACAAGAATTTAGTGATGTGAGAAGTTTGTACGATTATCTTATAAAACTTCCTATCGAAGAATTGTTGTACGCAGCCGCTATGGTTGAATATTCTAGACCGCCGTCAATAATAAGTGCTTACTTTCTTCCCGTTGTAGAAAAGAAATTTATCAACAAGAGATATTTTGATGAATACCCTGTAATTAAATTCCGAGAAAATCGACATAAAAAGTTGCCTGTTCTGTTTGGCATGAATACTTATGAAGGTGGTTTTTTCATCCGTCAAGACAAAGCAGGAAACATTAAATTTGAGAATGATTTTCGTTATTTCATACCACGTTTCTTGTTTGTCCAACCATATACTGCCGATGCTGTTGAAATTGCAAAGAAGAtaagaaattattattttgatggTGCACCAATAGATCAAACGAAAAAACTGAAGTACATCAATTTTGTATCTGATGCGTATTTCAAAAGGGACATTAtgacatttttaaatacctttGGAAAGCGCTCTGATCGTGGATTATATGTTTTTCAACTTTCACATTCGAGTAAAATGAATACCAGAAAAGCGCAACAGCTGGGATTAAAAGGCACAGTCCATGGAGATCtgttacaatatattttttacagaaAGGGAAAAGCTGACATTGCAAATGAAAAAGACAAAGAAATAATAACCATTATAAATCAGACAATTAGTAACTTCGCTAGAACTGG TGTTCCGCGATGGTCCAACATGCCTATTGAATGGAAACCTTACACAGACTGCCAACGTCATGTTCTAGAGATTGACGAGAACATTAAACTTATTCAGGACTTTGGCGACGGAATTGACAGATTTTGGAGTAGTTTGGGGCAGAGATCAAAACTGTGA
- the LOC134664409 gene encoding transcription initiation factor TFIID subunit 13 yields MAAPTPDAPENFDQFDDDETEQQLGSTGSGRKRLFSKELRCMMYGFGDDQNPYTESVDFLEDLVIEFITETTHRAMEVGRTGRVQVEDIIFLVRKDQRKYARVKDLLTMNEELKKARKAFDEVKYVEDQQ; encoded by the exons atggcTGCGCCTACTCCTGATGCTCCTGAAAATTTCGACCAG tttgatgatgatgaaaccgAGCAGCAACTGGGTTCAACAGGCTCTGGCCGGAAGAGACTCTTCAGCAAAGAGCTCCGTTGCATGATGTACGGGTTCGGAGATGACCAGAATCCTTACACGGAGAGTGTGGACTTCTTGGAGGATTTGGTTATCGAATTTATTACGGAAACCACGCACAG AGCAATGGAAGTAGGAAGAACAGGGAGGGTCCAAGTGGAAGATATTATATTCTTAGTACGGAAAGATCAAAGGAAATATGCCAGGGTCAAGGACCTCCTTACTATGAATGAAGAACTGAAGAAAGCTAGGAAAGCTTTTGATGAAGTTAAATATGTTG AAGACCAACAATAA
- the LOC134664408 gene encoding uncharacterized protein LOC134664408: MTMEVAVFFVCMAIIAQINAAPTPESGSIAHQNNEFDLPPMARGGFTMNVTVSVSTSASTSNQLKVKMLPKAEDDSESIPDYCMSNNIEGKHICVMPNQEWTNRSAEPKEIIDHVIAIRAGRIDNSLMLTVELNGNHHDAALIDLADFDKLKHFSIGGIEVIKKLEFEFKHEYQ; this comes from the exons ATGACAATGGAAGTTGCAGTGTTTTTTGTTTGCATGGCAATAATTGCGCAAATTAATGCTGCACCAACACCAGAGTCAGG ATCCATCGCTCACCAAAACAACGAATTCGATCTACCGCCTATGGCTCGTGGAGGATTTACTATGAACGTAACAGTATCAGTCTCTACAAGTGCAAGCACAAGTAATCAATT GAAAGTGAAAATGCTGCCGAAAGCGGAGGACGATAGCGAGTCTATACCCGATTATTGCATGAGCAACAACATCGAAGGCAAGCATATCTGCGTTATGCCGAACCAGGAATGGACCAACAGATCGGCGGAACCta AAGAGATCATCGATCACGTTATAGCCATCAGGGCCGGACGCATAGATAATAGTCTCATGCTAACAGTGGAACTAAATGGAAACCATCATGACGCCGCCTTAATCGACCTGGCAGACTTTGATAAGCTCAAGCATTTTTCGATTGGAGGCATTGAGGTGATAAAAAAGTTGGAATTTGAATTTAAACACGaatatcaatag